From the genome of Pelmatolapia mariae isolate MD_Pm_ZW linkage group LG12, Pm_UMD_F_2, whole genome shotgun sequence, one region includes:
- the LOC134638236 gene encoding E3 ubiquitin-protein ligase NEURL3-like yields the protein MARENKNKNSVLQSEVSHRCSLLCLGRLNFHRQAVGDKVRLSHGGQHAEKTENTFKNGLVFSNRPVRVQERIRLRVERDSTNWQGALRVGFTTMPPSARSLPLPCLAIPNLTDKPGHWAVPVNESYCQAGSELEFWVSHGGSIYVAVNNRQHKWLTGVDLSQPLWAMIDIYGKTRSILLLGSKKTKLLCTRRSCPAPEPLISPDAYNHFGSVPDVSDFRRDDCMSCLDMEIPAGKNNNVCVVCMVKEARITLPCGHRCLCKHCDSRVCQEFGTCPLCRHKIRAPCITGTSKQSQN from the exons AtggcaagagaaaataaaaacaagaactcTG TTCTTCAGTCAGAGGTGTCACACAGATGCAGTCTGCTTTGTCTTGGTCGTCTGAACTTCCACCGTCAGGCTGTGGGAGACAAGGTTCGCCTGAGTCATGGAGGTCAACACGCTGAGAAGACTGAGAACACCTTCAAGAATGGGCTGGTGTTCAGCAACCGTCCAGTGAGAGTCCAGGAGAGGATTCGTCTGAGAGTGGAGAGGGATTCGACCAATTGGCAGGGAGCTCTGCGTGTGGGCTTTACCACTATGCCACCCTCAGCCAGATCTCTGCCCCTGCCCTGCCTGGCCATCCCCAACCTCACTGACAAGCCTGGACACTGGGCTGTGCCTGTAAATGAATCCTACTGCCAAGCAGGTTCAGAGCTGGAGTTTTGGGTTTCTCATGGTGGCAGCATATACGTAGCTGTCAACAACAGGCAGCACAAGTGGCTGACAGGAGTGGACCTCAGCCAGCCTCTGTGGGCCATGATAGACATTTACGGGAAGACGCGCTCCATTTTGCTCCTAG gctccaaaaaaacaaagctccTTTGCACTAGAAGATCCTGTCCTGCACCCGAACCCCTCATCTCACCTGATGCTTACAATCACTTTGGTTCAGTTCCTGATGTTTCAGACTTCAGACGTGATGACTGCATGTCCTGTCTTGACATGGAAATCCCAGCAGGTAAAAACA ATAACgtctgtgtggtgtgcatggtgAAGGAGGCCAGAATCACACTGCCTTGTGGCCACCGGTGTTTATGTAAACACTGTGACTCCAGAGTCTGTCAAGAGTTTGGCACCTGCCCGCTGTGTCGACACAAGATCAGAGCTCc TTGCATAACTGGTACATCAAAGCAGAGTCAAAACTAG